The DNA window ATTGGATACTTTCTGCTGCTCAGGATTTTGTGTGAGGAAGGGTTCCATCTTTACGTAACATTTACAGATAGATCCTGTTAGAACAGAGAACCATCAAGTGTCACAGTGCTCCTGTGTGTGAGGCCAGCCTATTCAAGTCAGTAGAGTTCCCATGATAAAGGGGTAGGTGGTAATGTTCTCCTTTGGGAGTTAATCTTTTCCTAATGaagggctttatttttctttttaattggtaGCTGTATAGCTAAGTTTTTCAGCACCTGAAATGGAAAACCAGCTTATACATTGGGAGATCTAGTTTTCAATCATGAAAAAAAGCCTATGTGATATTAAGCTTAAAATTTATGTTGTAGAAGATAAAGTAGGCCTCAAAGATGGTTCATCCAGGCAAACAAGCTTTATCATTGTACCCATGTATATCCCCAGTGtttcttattgtattttaaaattaacagtaTATCCCCAGTGtttctcattgtattttaaaattaacagtttaaggatttttttttttttttaaataatctaacaCTTGAAAATGAGAGGGGTCTGTCTGCGTAAACAACTTTATCACCAATGTTAGGTCAGTTTCTTCAATAGACATGTACTAAGCACCCTAGGGGCAAACAACCCTTTTCcccaaaggctttttttttttttttttttttttaaagattttatttatttatttgacagagagagagatcacaagtaggcagagaggcaggcagagagagagagagagaggaggaagcaggctccctgctgagcagagagcctgatgcgggactcgatcccaggaccctgagatcatgacctgagccgaaggcagcggcttaacccactgagccacccaggcgcccctccccaaaggctttttaaaagaattttgagttgatttttgtatttaattttaagagcAGCCTAGAAAGAAGCCttaaaggaggaaggggaaagacaAATGATGTATGTAAATGACTAATACTAAAATATAGAGCCAGGCTTTTGGCTACTTAATGTTTGGCCAAGAAAAGTCCCCAAAATgcacagatattttaaattagagataaataaataaataaataaataaacaaacaaatttgcTTTCAAAGGCAAAAGCTTGGGATTTTTCAAAACCATTGTATCCAAAGCATCAGttaattcttaaattctttttagaaGTATGCATTCTGTTAACCTGGTATAATCTTTACCTATATTCAGATATACATAGGTAAAATATGGTAGCTTTGAGAAAACTGAGTATATTTCATTAAGCAAAGGTTTTCAAAATGTCTAAGAGAAAGTGAAGTAAAGTTCTTTATATTCCTTATAACGATTACGGAAGCATTCAGAAGATAATAGTTTTAAAAGGAAGGATAGTTTCAAAGggaatatagttttattttaaagggaatatagtttaaagggaaaatagttttaaaaggaaGTAGAGAACAAGAACTTCTGaagaacattttgtttttctgagatgagatttttaaagatagatttcaGGGACGAGTTGCCTTGTACACTTCCATTGGGACATGAAGAGTTCAATCAGACAGTCTGTAATGCTAATATATCATTTTGACACCTTATAGGTATTGTTAAATTTTCTGATTGGTCTGGTGAGTTAATATCTCAAGTCCTTAAGGCAACTTGACCAGACTCCTGGATAGGGGCTCCAAGGAAAATAAGGTGTCCTGCCTATAGAACTCTgtgtctgaaactaatgatgtactatctgttggctaattgaatttaaacaaacaaacaaaaaaaaaaaaaaaagaaaagaaaagaaaggaaaaagaaaaaaaaaagtggactggCCCTGAGAATAGAATTTTTGAGATTAGTCAGATTAAATCCTTACTCTAGATTATCAGCTTTTACCCCCATTCAGAATATCAGGAAACacactaaaatattttcagtctcCAAGGTTATCTTTGTGGTAAGGTAACTGTATACTTTGAAAAATTTGtcacaataatttttatttggagTGCATATATACTATTAACCATTCTTTTGTTCCTAGATCCATGTTCACTAGCGGCCTTACAGAAAGTACTCAAAAAGAAGTTCGAATAGTTGGTGTTGAAGCTGAATCAATGGATTTAGTGTTGAACTATGCCTACACCTCCAGAGTGGTTCTGACAGAGGCCAATGTTCAAGCCTTGTTCACTGCAGCTAGCATCTTCCAGATTCCTTCCATCCAAGACCAATGTGCTAAGTACATGATCAGTCATTTGGACCCACAGAATTCTATTGGGGTCTTCATCTTTGCTGATCATTATGGTCATCAGGAACTCGGAGATCGATCAAAAGAATACATTCGTAAAAAGTTTCTGTGTGTTACCAAAGAACAAGAGTTTCTCCAGTTGACAAAAGACCAACTGATAAGTATCCTAGACAGTGATGATTTAAACGTAGACCGAGAAGAGCATGTTTATGAAAGCATCGTAAGGTGGTTTGAACATgaacagaatgaaagagaagtgCACCTTCCAGAAATTTTTGCCAAATGCATACGATTTCCTCTGATGGAAGAGGCCTTTATAGAGAAAATTCCACCTCAGTTTGCACAGGCTATAGCCAAAAGCTATGTAGAAAAGGGCCCATCCAATACTAATGGCTGCACACAGAGACTTGGAATGACTGCATCCGAAATGATCATTTGCTTTGATGCTGCCCACAAACACTCAGGAAAGAAGCAAACAGTGCCTTGTCTAGATATAGTCACAGGAAGAGTGTTTAAACTATGCAAACCACCAAATGATCTAAGAGAAGTTGGGATTCTTGTATCACCAGATAATGATATTTACATTGCAGGAGGGTACCGGCCCAGCAGCAGCGAGGTCTCCATCGACCATAAGGCAGAAAATGATTTCTGGATGTATGACCATTCCACCAATAGGTGGCTTTCCAAACCCCCCTTGCTGCGAGCCAGAATAGGCTGCAAACTGGTGTATTGCTGTGGTAAGATGTATGCAATAGGAGGTCGTGTTTATGAAGGTGACGGGAGAAACTCATTAAAATCCGTGGAGTGCTACGACAGCAGAGAGAATTGCTGGACGAGCGTTTGCGCAATGCCTGTTGCAATGGAGTTTCATAACGCTGTGGAGTACAAAGAGAAGATCTATGTTTTACAGGGTAGGTGCCTACTGGTTTATTCTCCAGGAGAGGGGAGTAGGTCAAATGTCCTTTACGTACTTACGCTAAAACAGATGTTTGTTCTTAACTGAGGACTCCTCCTGCTTTCTTATCCTAAACTGTTTGTTgtgagtattttcttttctttctttctttttttttttttttttgcaagtctGTTCTTTAAAGGAATTATAAAGGCAGTGAACTTTGGAATCAAAAAAGGGATCTCTAAGATACTAAAATGATTCTGTGAGTTTTTTATGTTCTTACTGTGTTTTGACATCATGGGGGATAagtattttgaaaacataatttaGTGAATACCTGTTCAGCATTTTGGAGAGACTTTCAGAGCCATTTTTGACTCTAAGCTTGATTCAGGACTGTTTTACTCTTTAATAATACATAATCAAGAGATGTTGTAGCAGCTACTTCTTATGGAACTTGAttagtttaaaagagaaaaagaacgaAGAATTTTGTGATAAGCCTTATGATTTCAAAGGTTAGGGAACTTAATTATAAAGAGTTTGaaattatagtctttttttttttttttaagattttatttatttatttgacagacagagatcacaagtaggcagagagagagggaagcaggctccctgctgagcagagagcctgatgtggggctcgatcccaggaccctgggatcatgacctgagctgaaggcataatgctgagccacccaggtgcccttgaaattATAGTCTTTAGATTTTAATTTCACTGCAGCGTATGATGCCTTCCATAAtatgttttcaagttttttcacTGAAAAGCTTTGAGGTATTacctttttctttacatttgcTTTATAAGAGGGACTATCTAATATActtagctttattattttatttttttaaaaggttttatttatttatttgacagagacagagacaagcagggggagtgggagagggagaagcaggcttcccattgagcagggagcctgatgcagggctcaatcctaggaccccaggatcatgacctgagccgaaggcagaggcttaacccactgagccacccgggcgcccctaatATACTTAGTTTtaagaaaattgttttgtttaaacTATTGAAGGCTAGTATTCTGGCGAAGATCATGTAGTAGGAGTAGAAAGAAGGACTAAGTAAGTATAAATAAGATATTTGATCCAAGGTTCTAATTAGTGAtagcaaatttttcttttaaagattttatttatttacttgacagaaggagagagagagagcaagagagagaataaaaccaagaagagagcgagagggagaaacaggcacgatcccaggaccctgggatcatgacctgagctgaaggcagaggcttaacgactgagccacccaggcacccctctcatctGGGTTTCTTAATTGCTTATATATGTTTTCCTCACACTATTActttaataaaacaagaaaaaaaggggtGACTCCTGCAGAAATAACGATTTTTTAGCTTTTATaccatttaaaagaatatgttcTTCGCTCTCATCTTTTATTTGACTAGAAATGCCTGAAcacatttgtttaaatttcaaTATCAAGTTAATTCTCCAAAAGGAGTATCACTATCTagtaccttattttttttaaatagaagaatgGACATGATTAGGTTTGTTGGTCTTGCCGAATAATGGAATATAAGCCTGGATGTATAACCTGTCCGATATGGTTGGATAAGTTATATCATTCCATAGGATGATGCTttgctatatatattttgttcttgCTGGCTGACCATTTGATAGAATTAATTAAAAGACTTTCAGTTGGAAGGTAAAGGTTATGTATTAATGTGAATACTAAAACAAAGTAACAAGGAATTAACAGAATCTCAGGACTGGAAATAAATATTGCTTAATCCgaggttatattttatataagagGAATCTGAGGCTCTGAAAGTTTTCTTAATGACCTATCTGCTTTAAGTTATTAAGGGGactgtagattttaaaaattaactttttttgtgAGTCATCTTTTTATAAGAAATTCATTGAGAGGTAGTACCTGttagaaacttttattttctattgccTTTTTAAGAATCCTGTTAAAAGTCAAtgaggggggacacctgggtggctcagttgatagggcgtctgcctcagggtcctgggatcgagtcccacatcaagccccacactgggcttcctgcttggtggggagcctgcttctccctctccttccctctcgttctctctctttctctatctctgtctctttctctctctcagataaatacataaaatgttaaaaaaaaaaaaaagtaaatgagggAAGGTGATGTGCAACTAAAAGCTGGCGGTTTAACAAGCTCTTCTTCTAAGAAGAATTCAAATTACAATGTCACTATTACTAAGTAGGCAGTTCAATTTGTAGTTAAGAGTAAATCTAgttcaaaacaattttgaaggGGAAGCTCAGTTTAGAAGTAGGTATTTCTAATCTAAACAAAGcctctttatataaataaagttgaTGTAAATAGTTAGAGGCTTATACTGTACTGTATGTGGCTACTGGAGTATCGATCgagatttttaaatgaaggatttTATACAATGTTATAACTAGCAAAATTCTTGTAAATCTTCACTGGTTTAATTCTTTTGGACATTTTTATATTGGCAGTCTGACTCAGCACCCCCTTTTATCATCAAAATAGAGTTGAAAGTGACCCGAAGTCAACTCCATGAACTGTGTGTTTTCTATCATATTAAAGCCACCTTTTCTCCTCTTACATTTGTCTTTGCATTATAGCAGCACCAAAGTAAACATATTAATGGCCCATAGAAGTCAATCTGAACAATTCCATGTGCTATCTTCTAACTAAATAATTAGCACATAAATGTGGAGTGGCTTATTCATGATGAAGCTGTGTACATACTCTGGTCTTACTGGCTAACCATTAGTGATAATGCTTTTTTAGAGCtggcttaaaatatattttctaaaatagacaCATGTATAGAATAAATGAAGCCAAGCTCTCAACTATTATTTTGCCTTAAAGCTAAGGTAACTCCTTGTATCTACCTCTTACAAATCCCCCAATTCAGGCTAACTATAATACTTTGTGTTATGTTCTGCCATGGAATGAAGACATTTTAAGCTATTATACTATAGAATGTATGTTTGGAGATTATACAAGAAATAGTTTAGAAATTGAAGTATTTGGAAAATTACACTTTTCAacataaaaccaaaaacagacatgtaaatatatatattcttttttttcttttttttttttttttttttaggagaatttttcctcttctatgaGCCTCAAAAAGACTACTGGGGTTTTTTAACCCCCATGACTGTGCCTAGAATCCAGGGCTTAGCAGCTGTATACAAGGACTCTATCTACTACATAGCTGGAACCTGTGGAAATCATCAACGTATGTTTACTGTAGAAGCCTATGATattgaactaaataaatggacTCGGAAGAAGGACTTTCCATGTGATGAGTCCATAAATCCATACCTTAAACTGGTACTTTTTCAGAATAAACTACATTTATTTGTTCGAGCTACTCAAGTGACCGTTGAAGAACATGTCTTCAGAACCAGCAGGAAAAATTCCCTTTACCAATATGATGACATCACTGACCAATGGATGAAAGTGTACGAGACTCCAGACAGGCTCTGGGACCTTGGCCGGCATTTTGAATGTGCTGTTGCTAAACTCTATCCTCAGTGTCTTCAGAAAGTACTTTAATGAGTAGCAGGCCTTAGTGAGCTCACTGGCATCTTGTGCTTGGGGAAACTTCATCTTTTAATGATACAAGAAGTGCTGTCAGTATTTAAGAAGCTGAGAGAGTTTGAACATGGCAGTGGGTGCTCTTAAAGATTATGGCATAGGGAGGGATTTCTTTTCATCCTTgtgatgttttcatttcattaagcAAAAGGTAACAAAGTGCaattatcagcatttttttttttctggtataaaagtaatcattttcattctaaaattttgTGATAGTTCATCACTGAGATACCAGATGAATCAACAACTATGCACTCTTAGAAGAGCAGTTAGGATATTATGGTTAGAGACACCCGAACTAGTTTgatgtgactttttattttaaatacggGTAAAAATTTGAGGCAATATCACTAGGACTTTAGCTGTGACCACTCCAACACAGAGAAGCACTAACTTAGATCctcattctatatatatatatatatatacacatatatgtatatatatgtatatgtatacatacagatctacatatgtgtgtatatatatatatttgtgtactGTTTTCAAGTGTACTGAGATTTAAGTGTGTTTTTAGTGTAGGTTGAAGGAAAACAAATCTGTCTGAGAAAGAGCTTTTAGTCCGATTGTTTCATATTTCCCATGTAACTTTAAGTTAAGCTAAAGTTTTAAAGtcgcagttttttttttttttttctcttgataacTTTTTCAAGTGCTCACACTGACTCATTATTTACAAATCCCGAAAAGGGCTTAAATTCATAGGTGGCTGGTGCTAGTCTAAGTGAATTCATGTGTCTAGCTAGATAAGTTTAAATTGTCTGAGCCTGTGCTTACCTTTTCAAGTTGGTATGCTGGTTTCGTGGCATAGTACTTTACCTGTTGAACTCCTGTGACTTCACAAGATTCTCTGCTTAAATGACAGCAAGATCTCTAACTGGACTCGGTTTTAGAATAATGAGAACATGACACTCAGTTTGCACTAACACGGGCCTTTTTGttgccctgcctccttcccatcctccccccaccccttcattaTCGGTACAGTGAAAGGGAACTTATTTCTCTTCTGCACAGAGCATAATGTGAAGTTTTATACCTGCttttacaattttgttttctaaaaacctAAAACTCCTGCAGTGGTCTAATTTAATGGCTTTTAAGTTACATATGACCAttaaaacctcatttttttttggtttttttttcatttttgcacttAACAGATTGTATATTTTTACGTTGAAAACCTTGTTCTAGCTGAAGGTGATTGAGAGGGAAAGGGCGAGTGAGTAGAACCATAGCATTGTAGGTAGTAAATCACTTTTCATACTGAATGGATGAATTTCTAACAATCAGTTAGTAATAGTAACATAAAGGACAAACCAACTCATTTGTAATACCCAAGGCAGATATTTGCATTAGTAACTTGTTTTTTACTATGCCTAGAATAATTGATAAAGGATATGGGGATAGCCCAGAGTCTGTCCTCAAGTAGAACATTTTGATtctgttaaagaaaacaaactggcaTGGTTTGTATTAAAAACTCTTGCACAAATTGTAATGTGATACtgtgaaacaaatttaaaacattgcCTCTTTGCATCACATACCTCGTTTTTCAGAAACTTTCCAAACTGCTTGTCCTTGACCTCTACAAGTAAGGAACGTTTTCTGAAGCAGAATTTAAAGTGGACAGCATTTatagaattaacattttaaaatctagtctTAGGAAGTTGGACATGTGGTTTCTTATTGGCCTTGATAGTATGTCTATAATCTCTTTCTAAACTTTGTCAACCACCTTTATTCTCTCTAGTTTTTCTTTATCTACATGCTGTTGTGGGCTTTTGCTGTGAGTGCTTTGAAGCATCTTTCCAGTGTTGCATTGCTAAGGGGAGGAGAAAACTAACTAACTTTTGCAAGAGATGTTCATGTAATTTACTTTTGAAAGCTTTGTTGAATATCTGAGATTTCCTGCCGCTTTTTGACaatcttctgtatttatttagaaaaatgtgttaCTTGAAAACATGACATAGAACAATGAGTTAACAATTTACATGTGCCGTGTGATCTATAGGAATACAATATACTGTGGCTAAttctgcagatttttttctgttcatctgCACAACAGTTGATCCTTTGCTATATAATCATTTATATTGGGGGTGTGATCTAAGTATAGCGTGTCAAAACCAATGTTTAGAATTTGCTATGGGAGTAGAGTATATATTGAATTTTgtacaaagaaatatttgtttaaattataTAACTGGGATATTTTGccacttttaaaatgatttcagaaGAGGTCCTAGAGAGCTAAGATTAGTAATTTGTGTGGGTATATATGTTTAGATATTTAAGGTACGTTTGCATAGTATGATGAGAATATAAGTAAAAGGCACAATGGGGActacagaattaaaatatagGCTAACATATGCCAGTCCCACTTGAACTTTGTTTTTGCATTTGAAGAATGTATGTAGcactttcctatatattttttacacATTGAAAACTGGACTTGTTATAACTACGTTATAGGAAAGTAGAAACTGTATTCTTTATTTCCCATCCTCATTTTCTGTTAACCTACAAAGTTGATGCTTACGCATCAGCCTGATTTCACTGGTGCATGAGGAGAAGTGGGTGCGCTCTGCAAGGAATCAGATTCCCTATGTGAAGCAGTTTCAAATGGCATTTAATGTTCAGTGCTCAGGTATGGAGTAAGTACTGTAGTCCTTTGGGGGCAAATGTGtagatgtttttaaacattttgccaTAATTGCacaattttttgcatttttacctGATGGCAttgtttcttataataaaatcttttctcattaaaaactTCCACTGTTGTAACATGACCTTTGACTAGTGAGTTCCACAGAATTAAAAACTGGTGAAAAACGTGAAATACCTTCTGTCTTAGTGGAATGGAATGAGATTTTAATCTGTCAAATATTTGGCCTGTGGTACAAAATGATTATAGTTATATAATCATTAACTATATAATGGTTAATAT is part of the Mustela nigripes isolate SB6536 chromosome 2, MUSNIG.SB6536, whole genome shotgun sequence genome and encodes:
- the KBTBD8 gene encoding kelch repeat and BTB domain-containing protein 8, translated to MAASADLSKSSPTPNGIPSSDTAHDAMDPFHACSILKQLKTMYDEGQLTDIVVEVDHGKTFSCHRNVLAAISPYFRSMFTSGLTESTQKEVRIVGVEAESMDLVLNYAYTSRVVLTEANVQALFTAASIFQIPSIQDQCAKYMISHLDPQNSIGVFIFADHYGHQELGDRSKEYIRKKFLCVTKEQEFLQLTKDQLISILDSDDLNVDREEHVYESIVRWFEHEQNEREVHLPEIFAKCIRFPLMEEAFIEKIPPQFAQAIAKSYVEKGPSNTNGCTQRLGMTASEMIICFDAAHKHSGKKQTVPCLDIVTGRVFKLCKPPNDLREVGILVSPDNDIYIAGGYRPSSSEVSIDHKAENDFWMYDHSTNRWLSKPPLLRARIGCKLVYCCGKMYAIGGRVYEGDGRNSLKSVECYDSRENCWTSVCAMPVAMEFHNAVEYKEKIYVLQGEFFLFYEPQKDYWGFLTPMTVPRIQGLAAVYKDSIYYIAGTCGNHQRMFTVEAYDIELNKWTRKKDFPCDESINPYLKLVLFQNKLHLFVRATQVTVEEHVFRTSRKNSLYQYDDITDQWMKVYETPDRLWDLGRHFECAVAKLYPQCLQKVL